From a region of the Pongo pygmaeus isolate AG05252 chromosome 5, NHGRI_mPonPyg2-v2.0_pri, whole genome shotgun sequence genome:
- the DEFB110 gene encoding beta-defensin 110 — MRNGCRILDLLKIFFLIAARSNFEPKYRFERCEKVRGICKTFCDDVEYDYGYCIKWRSQCCV; from the exons ATGAGGAATGGATGTAGAATTCTGGATCTGTTAAAG ATATTTTTCTTGATTGCAGCCAGAAGCAATTTTGAACCAAAGTATAGATTTGAAAGATGCGAAAAAGTGAGAGGAATATGTAAAACGTTTTGTGATGATGTTGAGTATGATTATGGATACTGCATTAAATGGAGAAGTCAGTGCTGCGTATAA
- the LOC129039558 gene encoding beta-defensin 110 has protein sequence MKIQLFFFFLLFWVTILPAKKKYPEYGSLDLRRECRMGNGRCKNQCHENEIRIAYCIRPGTHCCLQQ, from the exons ATGAAgattcaactttttttcttttttctgctcttTTGGGTCACAATTTTACCAG CCAAAAAGAAATATCCTGAGTATGGTAGCTTGGACTTGAGGAGAGAGTGCAGAATGGGTAATGGTCGTTGTAAAAATCAGTGTCATGAAAATGAAATTAGGATTGCTTACTGCATAAGACCTGGAACTCATTGCTGCTTGCAGCAGTAA